The Pedococcus dokdonensis region CCGCGACCCAGGCGGCCCTGTCACCCGACGCCCTGGCGGCCGCGGTCAGCGTGGTCAAGGTGCTGCCCGCCGCCCTGCAGAAGCGGGTCGACAACGTCACCGTGAGCAGCGCCAACCTGGTCACCCTCAAGGTCGGGCGGACCTCGGTCGTGTGGGGCGGGGTGAACGAGCCGGAGCGCAAGCTGGCGATCATGACGGCGCTGCTCAGGAGCAATCCCAGGCTCATCGACGTGAGCGCCCCGAGCACCCCCGTCACGCGGTGACTGCGCGCTCCACCCGGACCGTCGAGCGGGACCGTCGAGCGGCTCTCCGCGCCCATGCCAGAATGGGGCGTGTGAGGCGGGTGTGACTGGTGTGACTGGTGTGACGGTCCGATCGAACCGGGCCGGGAGAAACCGTGAAATCGGGTGAATCCGTGCTGCGACACGCGGTCGACCTGATTGCCTGCGACCCACCCGACGCATAGCGTCGGCGGCACCGAATCGTGGGTGAGGTGTAACCCTCAACTAGACGTCGAGGCTAGTCCACGACCCCGGAACCCGCACTCGCGCATCGAGATTCGCCAGCCCGGCACCACACCCAGCAGCACACCGAGCACCGCATTCAGGAGAGGCCCACCGTCGTGGCAGCACCGCAGAACTACCTGGCCGTCATCAAGGTCGTCGGCATCGGCGGTGGTGGCGTCAACGCCATCAACCGCATGATCGAGGTCGGCCTCAAGGGCGTCGAATTCATCGCCATCAACACCGATGCCCAGGCGCTGCTGATGAGTGACGCGGACGTCAAGCTCGACGTCGGTCGCGAGCTCACCCGCGGGCTCGGCGCCGGCGCCGACCCCGAGGTCGGCAAGAAGGCCGCCGAGGACCACGCCGAGGAGATCGAGGAGGTCCTCAAGGGGGCCGACATGGTCTTCGTGACCGCCGGCGAGGGTGGTGGCACGGGCACCGGTGGTGCACCGGTCGTCGCCAAGATCGCCAAGGGCCTGGGCGCGCTGACGATCGGTGTCGTGACCCGCCCCTTCACCTTCGAGGGTCGGCGTCGGGCCAACCAGGCCGAGAGCGGGATCGCCAACCTCCGCGAGGAGGTCGACACCCTCATCGTCATCCCCAACGACCGGCTGCTCTCGATCAGCGACCGCACGGTCAGCATGCTCGACGCCTTCCGGTCGGCCGACCAGGTGCTGCTGTCCGGTGTGCAGGGCATCACCGACCTGATCACCACGCCCGGCCTGATCAACCTCGACTTCGCTGACGTGAAGTCGGTCATGCAGGGGGCGGGGTCGGCCCTGATGGGCATCGGCTCCTCGCGCGGCGACGACCGCGCGGTGCAGGCGGCCGAGCTCGCCATCTCCAGCCCGCTGCTCGAGGCCAGCATCGACGGAGCCCACGGTGTGCTGCTGTCGATCCAGGGCGGCAGCGACCTCGGGCTCTTCGAGATCAACGAGGCGGCCCGGCTGGTGCAGGAGGCGGCGCACCCCGAGGCCAACATCATCTTCGGCGCCGTCATCGACGACGCCCTCGGCGACGAGGTGCGGGTGACCGTGATCGCCGCCGGCTTCGACGGTGGTGCCCCGCTCAAGCGCGACAACGACCGGGCCATCGGGCAGATCCAGGGGTCGCAGCGCGCAGCCCAGCCGGCCGCGTCCGCGGCGGCGACGCCGCAGCCGGCCGCCGCAGCTCCCTCGACCCCTGCGCCGCAGGCTGCGCCGCAGCCGCCGGTCGAGCGGCCAGTCGCGCAGGAGGGTCCGGTCACGACGTCCGAGCCCGCTGAGCGAGAGCCGGTCGCCCCGCGCGAGCCGGCCGGTCGACCGCCACGGACCGTCACCTTCGACGAGGGTGACGACCTGGACGTGCCCGACTTCCTGAAGTAGCACGACACACGCAGCCTGGGGACGCCGGACCATCGCGGTCCGGCGCCCCTGTCGTAGGTTGGGCCGGTGTTCTCCTGGCGCCAACAGACCGGTCGAGTGTCCTGGGCCTTCACCGACCGCGAGGGTGGTCGCAGCGTCGGCGAGTTCGACTCGTTCAACCTGGGCGGACACGTCGGGGACGACCCCGAGGCGGTCGAGGCGAACCGCGGCGCCCTGGCCGCCGCAGTGGACGTGCCGCGCGACCACCTCCTGTTCATGCAGCAGTGCCATGGCGCCGACGTCGTGGTGGTCGATGGTCCGTGGGCGCCGGCTGGGCCGCCACCCGCGGACGGTGTCGTGACCGCCACCCCCGGACTGGCCTTGGCCGTGCTGGTCGCCGACTGCACTCCCGTCCTGCTGGCCGACGTCGCGGCGGGTGTCGTCGGCGCGGTGCACGCGGGGCGGCCCGGCATGACCACCGGGATCATCGACGTCGCGGTGGCCAGGATGCGCGAGCTCGGGGCGCGGGAGCTCGCCGCCGTGGTGGGGCCGTCCATCTGCGCGCGGTGCTACGAGGTGCCCGAGGAGCTGCGGGCGGCTGCCGCCGCGGTGGCGCCGGAGTCGTCGGCACGGTCGTGGACCGGCACCCCGGCGATCGACGTCGCCGCCGGCGTCGTCGCGCAGCTGGCCGCGAATGACGTTGCCGTGCACTGGGTTCCGGGCTGTTCTCGGGAGGACGACCGACTGTTCTCCTACCGGCGCGACGGCCGCACCGGACGGTATGCCGGTGTCGTCCTGGCGGGTGCGTCGTGAGCGTCGGGGCGAGCCGCGACGGCCGCCGCGAGGAGCTGGAGCGCCGCCTCGCCAGCGTGCGTGACCGCATCGCCGCCGCGTGCGAGAGCGCGGGACGCAACCCCTCGGAGGTCTCGCTGGTGGCGGTGACGAAGTTCTTCCCGGCCAGCGACGTCGACCTGCTGATGGAGCTCGGAGTCACGGCGATCGGCGAGAACCGCGACCAGGAGGCCTCGGCGAAGGTGGCCGAGCTGCGGGACCGGGCCGGGCTCGAGGTGCACTTCATCGGCCAGCTCCAGAGCAACAAGGTCGGCTCGGTGGTGCGGTATGCCGACGTGGTGCAGTCCGTCGACCGGCCGAAGCTGGTCACGGCGCTCGAGCGGACGGCGGCCTCGCACGGCGTGAGGCCCGGGGTCCTGGTCCAGGTGTCGCTCGACGAGCCGCCTGACCGCGGCGGCGTCGAGCCCGGGGGAGCGGCTGCGCTCGCCGACCTGGTGGCCGAGTGCGAGCACCTCGACCTGCGGGGGGTGATGGCCGTGGCGCCCCTCGGCGGTGACCCGCACCTGGCCTTCGCCCGGCTCCGGGAGGTGGCCCGCGGCATACAGGAGAGGCATCCGACGGCGACCTGGGTGTCGGCGGGCATGAGCGGTGACCTCGAGGCGGCGGTCGCGCACGGCGCGACACACCTGCGTGTCGGGAGCGCAATCCTCGGTTCACGACAGTCACACCGGTAACTTCAGTCCCGAAGTGGACGGTCTGGCACCAGACACCCGCCAGTCACACTGGCACTGACACACACGCACTGAAACCAGAGGGAGCTCGCACATGGCTGGGGCGCTGCGCAAGACGATGGTGTACCTCGGGCTCGCCGAGGACGACGAGCGCTACGACGGGTACGACGACTACGACTACGACGAGCCCGCCCGCCAGGAGGCACCGGCGGAGCGATCGGCCGCCGTGACGCCGCTCCCGCAGCGCACCCCCGTCGCCCGAGTGGTCCGCGACGTGGAGGTGGGTGCCCTCAACCGGATCACCACCATCCACCCGCGCACCTACAACGAGGCCAAGAACATCGGCGAGAGCTTCCGCGACGGGACGCCGGTCATCATGAACCTCTCCGACATGGACGACTCCGACGCCAAGCGCCTCGTCGACTTCGCCGCCGGTCTCGTCTTCGGCCTGCACGGCCAGATCGAGCGGGTCACCTCCAAGGTGTTCCTGCTCTCGCCCTCCCACGTCGAGGTGTCCGCCGAGGAGGGCCCCGCCGCTCCGACCTCGGCGCGAGCCCTTTTCAACCAGAGCTGACCCCACTCCACAGCGCGGCCCGGCCCCCGGCACAGCCACCGCCCAGCGCGCCATGACAGGGTGAGCCCATGCAGCTGTTGGGTCAGAATCCCGTCGCGAGCGTCGTCCGCTTCGCCGTCTTCCTCTTCTTCGTCATCCTGCTCGGCCGCCTGGTCCTCGACTGGGTCCAGGCGTTCGCCCGGGAATGGCGGCCGCGTGGCGCCCTGCTGGTGGTCGCGGAGGTGCTCTACACGATCACGGACCCGCCCCTGAAGGCGCTGTGCCGGGTCATCCCGCCGCTGACGCTCGGAGCCCTGCGCCTCGACCTCGCGTTCCTGGTCCTGTTCTTCGGGACCTCTCTGCTGATGAGCATCCTCTAGGAGTGCCGGCATCCTCTAGGCTGGCCGTTGACCCAGCCTTTGCACGAGACTCTGGGATGCTTGACCCGCATCGCTGTTCGACCTGCACTGCTCATGCCAGCCAACCGAGGTGACTACATGACGCTCACGCCCGAGGACGTCCTCAACAAGAACTTCACGCCGACCCAGTTCAGGCGTGGCTACGACGAGCGGGAGGTCGACGACTTCCTCGACGAGGTCGTGGCCGAGATGCGCCGCATCGTCAAGGAGGGTGACGACCTCCGCGACCAGCTGAACGAGTGCCGCCAGACCAAGGGCATGCCGACGGTCGCCAAGAGCGACCCCAACGCTGCCGCCACCAAGGCCGCGGACGCCAAGGCGGCCCAGGAGGCCGAGGCCAAGGCGCAGCGCGAGGCGCAGGACCGGCTCGCCGCGATCGCCGCCCAGGTGGACGAAGCGGAGAAGGCGGCGCAGGAGCGGATCGCGGCAGCGAACGCCAAGGCCGAGGAGGCAGAGAAGACCGCGCAGGCGCGGGCCGACGAGGCCGAGCAGTCCGCCCAGGGTCGGATCTCCGACACCGAGAAGGGCGCGCAGGAACGCGCGAAGGCGGTCGAGGCGCGGGCCAAGGAGGCCGAGGAGCGCGCCGCCCTCGCGGAGCAGCGGCTGACCGAGGCGCAGCAGCAGGCCGAGGACGTGCAGCGGCAGGTGGCGGAGGCGCGTCAGCAGGCCGAGCAGCATGCGGCAGCCGCCCAGGCCGCCCAGGAGCAGGCAGCTGCAGCCCAGGCCGCCCAGGAGCAGGCCACCGAGGCGGCCCGGACGGCCCAGGAGCAGGCGGCCCAGCACCAGGCGGCGCAGCAGGCGGCCCCGGCCGAGCAGGCGGCGGCGCCGGCCGCGGCCCTCGGAGCCGCGGCGGCCGGCGGTGGCGCCAGCGCGGCGGCCCTGCTCGAGATGGCTCAGCGGCTGCACGACGAGCACGTCGGCCAGGGTGAGTCGACCCGCGACCGCCTCATCTCCGAGGCGCAGGCTCGCCACGACGAGCTGGTGGGCGAGGGGCAGAGCAAGCACGACGAGCTGCTCTCGGTCGGCCAGCAGCGCCACGACGAGCTGATCGCCACCGGCCAGAACCGGCACGACGAGCTGGTCAACGAGGCGACCACGAAGCACGAGCAGATGATCACCGAGGCGCGGGAGCGCTCGACCGGGATGGTCCACGAGGCGCAGCAGAAGAAGGCGCAGATCCTCGAGGAGCTGGCGCGCGAGCGGAACCTGCTCGAGAAGAAGATCGACGAGCTGCGCACCTTCGAGCGCGACTACCGCGCGCGGCTCAAGAACTACATCGAGGAGCAGCTGGCCGACCTCGAGCAGACCGGGATCGAGCCGTCCGAGGGTGGCGACGACCACGGTCAGGACGAGGGCGAGCAGCACTCCGACCAGTAGTCCCCTCGGCCGGACCTGGCAGGAGCATCACGAAGGACGCCCACCGCACTGCGGTGGGCGTCCTTCGTCCGTCCCGGAACCCGTCCTGCTGCAACGGATTCGGCACCGATGGTGTTTTGACGTTGAGTACACGGCGTCCAGCGCTTATCCTCGCCGCACCTGTGAGCGCTCGTCTGGGAGCGCCATGCGACCGAGGGGCCGGGCACACACCATGGTTCAAAAGGCGAGAGCCGCGACGAAGTCTGCACCGGCGAAGAAGGCCGCGCCCGCGAAGAAGGCGGTGCCCGCGAAGAAGGCGGTGCCCGCGAAGAAGGCGGCTCCGGCGAAGAAGGCGGCTCCGGCGAAGAAGGCGGCTCCGGCGAAGAAGGCGGCGCCCGCGAAGAAGGCGGCGCCCGCGAAGAAGGCGGCGCCCGCGAAGAAGGCGGCGCCCGCGAAGAAGGCGGCGCCCGCGAAGAAGGCTGCGCCCGCGAAGAAGGCTGCGCCCGCGAAGAAGGCTGCGCCCGCGAAGAAGGCTGCGCCCGCGAAGAAGGCTGCGCCCGCGAAGAAGGCTGCGCCCGCGAAGAAGGCTGCGCCCGCGAAGAAGGCTGCGCCCGCGAAGAAGGCCGCGCCCGCGAAGAAGGCCGCGCCCGCGAAGAAGGCCGCGCCCGCGAAGAAGGCCGCGCCCGCCAAGAAGGCCGCGCCCGCCAAGAAGACCAGCGCCGCCACCAGGACGGCCCCGCGCTCCTTGCGGGTGCGCGACGACGAGTCGC contains the following coding sequences:
- the ftsZ gene encoding cell division protein FtsZ codes for the protein MAAPQNYLAVIKVVGIGGGGVNAINRMIEVGLKGVEFIAINTDAQALLMSDADVKLDVGRELTRGLGAGADPEVGKKAAEDHAEEIEEVLKGADMVFVTAGEGGGTGTGGAPVVAKIAKGLGALTIGVVTRPFTFEGRRRANQAESGIANLREEVDTLIVIPNDRLLSISDRTVSMLDAFRSADQVLLSGVQGITDLITTPGLINLDFADVKSVMQGAGSALMGIGSSRGDDRAVQAAELAISSPLLEASIDGAHGVLLSIQGGSDLGLFEINEAARLVQEAAHPEANIIFGAVIDDALGDEVRVTVIAAGFDGGAPLKRDNDRAIGQIQGSQRAAQPAASAAATPQPAAAAPSTPAPQAAPQPPVERPVAQEGPVTTSEPAEREPVAPREPAGRPPRTVTFDEGDDLDVPDFLK
- the pgeF gene encoding peptidoglycan editing factor PgeF; the protein is MFSWRQQTGRVSWAFTDREGGRSVGEFDSFNLGGHVGDDPEAVEANRGALAAAVDVPRDHLLFMQQCHGADVVVVDGPWAPAGPPPADGVVTATPGLALAVLVADCTPVLLADVAAGVVGAVHAGRPGMTTGIIDVAVARMRELGARELAAVVGPSICARCYEVPEELRAAAAAVAPESSARSWTGTPAIDVAAGVVAQLAANDVAVHWVPGCSREDDRLFSYRRDGRTGRYAGVVLAGAS
- a CDS encoding YggS family pyridoxal phosphate-dependent enzyme, whose amino-acid sequence is MSVGASRDGRREELERRLASVRDRIAAACESAGRNPSEVSLVAVTKFFPASDVDLLMELGVTAIGENRDQEASAKVAELRDRAGLEVHFIGQLQSNKVGSVVRYADVVQSVDRPKLVTALERTAASHGVRPGVLVQVSLDEPPDRGGVEPGGAAALADLVAECEHLDLRGVMAVAPLGGDPHLAFARLREVARGIQERHPTATWVSAGMSGDLEAAVAHGATHLRVGSAILGSRQSHR
- a CDS encoding cell division protein SepF gives rise to the protein MAGALRKTMVYLGLAEDDERYDGYDDYDYDEPARQEAPAERSAAVTPLPQRTPVARVVRDVEVGALNRITTIHPRTYNEAKNIGESFRDGTPVIMNLSDMDDSDAKRLVDFAAGLVFGLHGQIERVTSKVFLLSPSHVEVSAEEGPAAPTSARALFNQS
- a CDS encoding YggT family protein, yielding MQLLGQNPVASVVRFAVFLFFVILLGRLVLDWVQAFAREWRPRGALLVVAEVLYTITDPPLKALCRVIPPLTLGALRLDLAFLVLFFGTSLLMSIL
- a CDS encoding DivIVA domain-containing protein, whose translation is MTLTPEDVLNKNFTPTQFRRGYDEREVDDFLDEVVAEMRRIVKEGDDLRDQLNECRQTKGMPTVAKSDPNAAATKAADAKAAQEAEAKAQREAQDRLAAIAAQVDEAEKAAQERIAAANAKAEEAEKTAQARADEAEQSAQGRISDTEKGAQERAKAVEARAKEAEERAALAEQRLTEAQQQAEDVQRQVAEARQQAEQHAAAAQAAQEQAAAAQAAQEQATEAARTAQEQAAQHQAAQQAAPAEQAAAPAAALGAAAAGGGASAAALLEMAQRLHDEHVGQGESTRDRLISEAQARHDELVGEGQSKHDELLSVGQQRHDELIATGQNRHDELVNEATTKHEQMITEARERSTGMVHEAQQKKAQILEELARERNLLEKKIDELRTFERDYRARLKNYIEEQLADLEQTGIEPSEGGDDHGQDEGEQHSDQ